TCGCATGCGGCCTGGCACTGAGGAGCTTTACCTGACATGGCGCATATCAACCTCCTTCCCTGGCGCGAAGAACTCCGCAAGGAAAAGCAGCGCGAATTCATTTCGATCGCCTTCTTCGCAGCCATACTCGGCGGCATCCTCGTCTTCTACGCCCACATCCATATGAACGGGCTGATCGATTACCAGAACCAACGCAATCACTATCTTGAGAACGAGATCAAACTGGTTGATCAGAAGATCGCCCAGATCAAGCAGCTGGAAGCCACCAAGAAAGCGCTGATTGATCGCATGAATATCATTCAGCAATTGCAGGTCAGTCGTCCTGGGGTGGTACACCTGTTCGACGAACTGGTCAAAACCCTGCCCGAGGGTATTTATCTGACCTCGATGAAGGAATCCAACAAAAAGCTCTACATTGCCGGCATGGCCGACTCTAATGCCCGTGTTTCCGCCTATATGCGCAATCTTGATGCCGCCCCTTGGCTAAAAAACCCCAAGCTCGCGATCATTCAGGTGACGGACACGAAGGGTCGTCGGCTCAGCCGATTCACACTAACCGTGGACCAAACCACGCCTGACGCCAAAAAGAAGCGTCAGGGCGCCAACAAAAGGTAAACGGTATGGATTGGAACGAAATCAAGAATTTCGACATCTCCAGCGTCGACTTCAAGAACATTGGCGCCGCACCCACGCCGGTCAGGGTTGCCCTGATCGCCGTTTTATTCGTTGCCATTCTTTTTGCAGGCTACTACCTCGATACGCGTGACCAGATTGCTCAACTGGATCGAGCGCAAAGCAAGGAACAGAACCTGCGCAAAACCTTCGAGCAAAAACAGGCCAAGGCGGTCAATCTTGAGGCATACAAGGCTC
This is a stretch of genomic DNA from Gammaproteobacteria bacterium. It encodes these proteins:
- a CDS encoding PilN domain-containing protein produces the protein MAHINLLPWREELRKEKQREFISIAFFAAILGGILVFYAHIHMNGLIDYQNQRNHYLENEIKLVDQKIAQIKQLEATKKALIDRMNIIQQLQVSRPGVVHLFDELVKTLPEGIYLTSMKESNKKLYIAGMADSNARVSAYMRNLDAAPWLKNPKLAIIQVTDTKGRRLSRFTLTVDQTTPDAKKKRQGANKR